Proteins from one Comamonas flocculans genomic window:
- a CDS encoding TAXI family TRAP transporter solute-binding subunit codes for MRWIRTLCYSLGLSAAFMAPAAMAQQTFVNVLTGGQSGVYYPLGVSLAQIYGKTIPNARATAQVTKASAENLNLLQAGRGELAFTLGDALSDAWKGDAEAGFTKKLDKLRGLSATYNNVIQIVANADSGIKTLADLKGKRLSVGAARSGTELNARAILKAAGITYQDLGKVEYLPFGESVELIKNRQLDATLQSAGLGVASIRDLATSVKIVVVPVPADVVAKVGDPAYQPTVIPANTYTGQTEDVQTAAIPNFLVTHSGVSDELAYEMTKQLYANLETLHAAHNAAKAIKLENAVKGMPVPLHPGAERYYKEVGVIK; via the coding sequence ATGCGCTGGATACGCACGCTTTGCTACAGCCTCGGCCTGAGCGCCGCCTTCATGGCCCCGGCCGCGATGGCGCAGCAGACCTTCGTCAACGTACTCACCGGTGGGCAAAGCGGGGTGTATTACCCCCTGGGCGTGTCGCTTGCCCAGATCTACGGCAAGACCATCCCCAACGCCCGCGCCACCGCCCAGGTGACCAAGGCGTCGGCGGAAAACCTGAACCTGCTGCAGGCCGGGCGCGGTGAACTGGCCTTCACGCTGGGCGACGCGCTCTCGGACGCCTGGAAGGGCGACGCCGAGGCGGGCTTCACCAAGAAGCTGGACAAGCTGCGCGGCCTCTCGGCCACCTACAACAACGTGATCCAGATCGTGGCCAACGCCGATTCGGGCATCAAGACGCTCGCCGACCTCAAGGGCAAGCGCCTGTCGGTGGGCGCGGCGCGCTCGGGCACCGAACTCAACGCCCGCGCGATCCTGAAGGCCGCGGGCATCACCTACCAGGATCTGGGCAAGGTGGAATACCTGCCGTTCGGCGAATCGGTGGAACTCATCAAGAACCGCCAGCTCGACGCGACGCTGCAGTCCGCCGGCCTGGGCGTGGCATCGATCCGCGACCTGGCCACGTCGGTGAAAATCGTCGTGGTGCCGGTGCCGGCCGACGTGGTCGCCAAGGTGGGCGACCCGGCCTACCAGCCCACCGTCATCCCGGCCAACACCTACACCGGCCAGACCGAGGACGTGCAGACGGCCGCCATCCCCAACTTCCTCGTCACCCACTCGGGCGTCTCCGACGAGCTGGCCTACGAGATGACCAAGCAGCTGTACGCCAACCTGGAGACGCTGCACGCCGCGCACAACGCGGCCAAGGCGATCAAGCTGGAAAACGCGGTCAAGGGCATGCCGGTGCCCCTGCACCCGGGCGCCGAGCGCTACTACAAGGAAGTCGGCGTCATCAAGTAA
- the xerD gene encoding site-specific tyrosine recombinase XerD, translating to MPSPPTLQPDDAQKQLVDGFADALWLQDGLAANTLQAYRRDLRALAAWLQGEGSGLLQATEAQLNGYFAARHGHTRATTANRRLTVFRRFYHWARQQGMVAVDPTLRLLTARQPPRLPGTLSQAQVEALLAAPDTATALGLRDRAMLELMYASGLRVSELVGLKVFQLGLTEGVVRVLGKGSKERLVPLGEVAGDWLRKYLAEARADILAGQQTQDLFVTRRGGAMTRVMFWVLVRKHAARAGITAPLSPHTLRHAFATHLLNHGADLRVVQMLLGHADISTTTIYTHVARERLKQLHARHHPRG from the coding sequence ATGCCCAGCCCGCCGACCTTGCAGCCCGACGACGCACAGAAACAGCTGGTGGATGGCTTTGCCGACGCGCTGTGGCTGCAGGACGGCCTGGCAGCCAACACGTTGCAGGCCTACCGGCGCGACCTGCGCGCGCTGGCCGCCTGGCTGCAGGGCGAAGGCAGCGGCCTGCTGCAGGCCACGGAGGCCCAGCTCAACGGCTACTTCGCCGCGCGCCACGGCCACACGCGCGCAACCACGGCCAACCGGCGCCTCACGGTGTTTCGCCGCTTCTACCACTGGGCGCGCCAGCAGGGCATGGTGGCGGTCGACCCGACGCTGCGCCTGCTGACCGCGCGCCAGCCGCCGCGCCTGCCGGGCACGCTCAGCCAGGCGCAGGTGGAGGCGCTGCTGGCCGCGCCCGACACCGCCACGGCGCTGGGCTTGCGCGACCGCGCCATGCTCGAGCTGATGTACGCCAGCGGCCTGCGCGTGAGCGAACTGGTGGGCCTGAAGGTCTTCCAGCTCGGGCTCACCGAAGGGGTGGTGCGGGTGCTGGGCAAGGGCAGCAAGGAGCGGCTGGTCCCCCTGGGCGAGGTGGCCGGCGACTGGCTGCGGAAATACCTGGCCGAGGCGCGCGCGGACATCCTCGCCGGGCAGCAGACCCAGGACCTGTTCGTCACGCGCCGCGGCGGCGCGATGACGCGCGTGATGTTCTGGGTGCTGGTCAGGAAGCATGCGGCCCGCGCCGGCATCACCGCGCCGCTGTCGCCACACACGCTGCGCCACGCCTTCGCCACCCATCTGCTCAACCACGGGGCCGACCTGCGCGTGGTGCAGATGCTGCTCGGGCATGCGGACATCTCGACCACGACGATCTACACCCACGTGGCGCGCGAGCGCCTCAAGCAGCTGCACGCGCGCCATCACCCGCGCGGCTGA
- a CDS encoding EAL and HDOD domain-containing protein encodes MTESAASTAAPQADNSIVIARQAILDTQRAVFGYELFDRSTGVHEHTAATDAAVLFNALSYAGSENLIGRNTVFINCTHDSLVGAHLELIHPQKVVLEVPVLGPQASSDEIESKVGVLQALKERGFRIALDQNALRKAYTTWLPLANFIKLDMLAFKPELSEPLVKFARASCPKATLVAEKVETPEQYERMAALGVTLFQGYWFAKPTEVKARTLRPSQAVILQLINLVRKQAEIDEIEQLLKKDPTLSFNLLRFINSSGFGLSMEITSFRHAVMILGLKKLFRWAALLLTTSRNTGTPLAVGQTAVVRGRLMELLAAEMLPPEEADNAFVVGVFSLLDVMLGVPLERALESVSLPESVVDALLHHKGVFAPFLELTRACESGDDEAFARAASQLHMSGHQINMAHMQALTWADDLLAGNA; translated from the coding sequence ATGACTGAATCTGCCGCAAGCACCGCCGCCCCGCAGGCGGACAACTCCATCGTCATCGCCCGCCAGGCCATCCTGGACACCCAGCGCGCCGTCTTCGGCTACGAGCTGTTCGACCGCAGCACCGGCGTGCACGAGCACACCGCCGCCACCGACGCGGCGGTGCTGTTCAACGCGCTGTCCTACGCCGGTTCGGAAAACCTCATAGGGCGCAACACCGTCTTCATCAACTGCACGCACGACAGCCTGGTGGGCGCGCACCTGGAGCTGATCCATCCGCAGAAGGTGGTGCTGGAGGTGCCGGTACTCGGCCCGCAGGCCAGCAGCGACGAGATCGAGAGCAAGGTCGGCGTGCTGCAGGCGCTCAAGGAGCGCGGCTTTCGCATCGCGCTGGACCAGAACGCGCTGCGCAAGGCCTACACCACCTGGCTGCCGCTGGCGAACTTCATCAAGCTGGATATGCTGGCCTTCAAGCCCGAACTGTCCGAGCCGCTGGTGAAGTTCGCGCGCGCCTCCTGCCCCAAGGCCACGCTGGTGGCCGAGAAGGTGGAAACCCCCGAGCAGTACGAACGCATGGCTGCCCTGGGCGTGACGCTGTTCCAGGGCTACTGGTTCGCCAAGCCCACCGAGGTCAAGGCCAGGACGCTGCGGCCCTCGCAGGCGGTGATCCTGCAGCTCATCAACCTGGTGCGCAAGCAGGCCGAGATCGACGAGATCGAGCAGCTGCTCAAGAAAGACCCGACGCTGTCCTTCAACCTGCTGCGCTTCATCAACTCATCGGGCTTCGGGCTGTCGATGGAGATCACCTCGTTTCGCCACGCGGTGATGATCCTGGGCCTGAAGAAGCTGTTTCGCTGGGCCGCGCTGCTGCTGACCACCTCGCGCAACACCGGCACGCCGCTGGCGGTGGGCCAGACCGCGGTGGTGCGCGGGCGCCTGATGGAGCTGCTCGCCGCCGAGATGCTGCCGCCCGAGGAGGCCGACAACGCCTTCGTCGTCGGCGTGTTCTCGCTGCTGGACGTGATGCTCGGCGTGCCGCTGGAGCGGGCGCTGGAGAGCGTTTCGCTGCCCGAGTCGGTGGTCGATGCGCTGCTGCACCACAAGGGCGTGTTCGCGCCCTTCCTGGAGCTCACGCGCGCCTGCGAATCGGGCGACGACGAGGCCTTCGCGCGCGCCGCCAGCCAGCTGCACATGTCGGGCCACCAGATCAACATGGCGCACATGCAGGCGCTGACCTGGGCCGACGACCTGCTCGCGGGCAACGCCTGA